Part of the Thermomicrobiales bacterium genome is shown below.
GCATCGCATTACTCGCTCGCGCCGACACATCCCCGCGCTGGGTGGTGTCGGCGGATCCATCGCCAGTGTCGCCACACTGGCAACATTCTACGTCCCGCGTACCTTCTCTATCATGTGGTCGATGACGGCGCTGTGTTCGTGCTGCGGGCTGAACATGATGATCTCGGCGTCTGCGTCGACGCGCACATTGTGACCCGGCGGCCAGTAGAAGAGATCATTGGTCTGCACGGTCTCCTGAATGCCGTCTGCGCTGGTCGTTGTGATGCGCCCCTGTAGCACGTAGCCCCAATGCGGACATTGACACAGATCACCCTCCAGCCCTTTGAAGAGCGGAGTTGTGTCAACTCCGGCTGCAAGGCTGAAATATTCACCACTGATCGCATCGTAGCCGCTGATCTGGCCGAATCCGGTTTGCTGACGGATGACCGCGCCGGGGATTTCGAGCCTGATATCCACCTGATCCTTCGGCACTCGCATGGTTGCTGCTCCTCAATGAAATGTGCTGAAGACTAGACCGATCAGTCTAATGTAAATATATGAGCGTCTTCGCGAGTTGTCAATCCCAATGAGTCAGCAGCCTGTCTCGTGAAATCTCCGCCCTTGACGACCCGCATTACTGGACGTAGCATCGATCCAAATGCGAATAGTTGCATCTGCGAGTGGTTGCGCCTCGTATTGCTTGACTCCTGGAGTGCCTGATGACGATACCGTTGCTCCCGATATATATGCACATTCCGGACGGATTCCTCAGCGTGCCGGTTGCGACGGTGATGTACGTCATCACGGCGATCATCATTGGCGCTGCGGTGCGTCAGACGAACCGACACCTCAAGGAGAGCACGGCTCCGCTGATGGGTGTGCTGGCGGCGTTCATCTTCGCCGCCCAGATGATGAACTTCCCGGTTGCCGGTGGTACCAGCGGGCACATGCTCGGTGGGGCGCTGGCAGCCATCCTCGTCGGTCCGTGGGCAGCAGTCCTGATTATGACGACCGTCATCGGCGTGCAGGCGTTGATCTTTCAGGATGGCGGTCTCGCTGCGCTCGGTGCCAACATCTTCAACATGGGCATCCTGACAGCGTTCACCGGCTATGCGATCTATCGAACAGTCGTCAGTGTCTTGCGCGGAACCCGCGCCAGTATGCTGGTCGGCTCGTTCGCAGCGGCGTGGATCTCGGTCATGCTGGCTGCGTTGATGACCTCGGCCCAACTGGCGATCTCCGACACCTCGCCGTGGAGCGTCGTCCTGCCGGCCATGCTCGGCGTCCACGTTCTGATCGGCATCGGTGAGGGATTGATCACTGCCGGCGCGGTCGGCCTGGTCCTGTCGGCACGGCCCGACCTGCTGCGCTCGGCGACGAGCGCTGTGACACAGAAACTATCGAGTTCCGGCTATTCCGGGGAGAGTGCCTCATGACCGCACGCAAAGGCTGGATCGCGCTCATCGCTTCCGGTGTTGGCCTGGCGCTGATCATCACATTGTTCAGCCCGTTCGCATCGGGCAGCCCGGATGGGCTGGAGCGCGTCGCGGAGGATAAGGACTTTCTGCATCACGCCCAAGGCCCATCGTTTGAGATCATCCCCGATTACGCTGTGCCGGGGATCGACAACGAGCGCGTGGCGACGATTCTGTCCGGCATCATCGGCGTCCTGATCGTCGCGGTGATTGGCCTGGCCGTCGGATTCGGGCTCAAGCGTCTGGCGGCGTCGCGCGCCGAGCAGACCCACACGACTGACACAACGACATCCGCACCGCCGGGATGAGTGGGATCGATCTGCATTGACCGCATTTCTCCCAGGCGAGCGTTTTCACCACGGTGAGGGCCTGCTGTACCGCACCGATGCGCGCGTCAAGTTGCTCGTTGTTGTCGCCTTCGCGTTTGCCGTGACGGCGATTCCGGAAGGGCGCTGGCGCGCGTTCGTCGCCTTCGCGCTGTTTGTAGCGGTGGCGATCGCGATCAGCAGGCTGCCGCTCTGGCTGGTATTGCGCCGCTCTCTGCTGGCGCTGCCGTTCGTTCTGGCTGCGGTGCCGCTTATCTTCACCCGCGCCGGTGACACAGTTGCGACCCTGCCGGTGCTGGGTTGGACGATCTCTGACACCGGTCTGATCGCCGTCGCCAGCATCCTGCTGAAGTCATGGCTGGCTGTGCTGATGGCCGTTGTGCTGACCTCCACAACTCGTCCACTCGATCTGATCCGTGCGCTGGAGCGGCTGCATGTGCCGCGCATACTCGCCTCGACCGTCTTCTTCATGTATCGCTATCTCTTCGTCATCGGCGGGGAGGGCCAGCGGATGATGCGCGCCCGCGAGTCTCGCAGCGCGCTGATGCCGGACGTGAGAGGCGGCGGGACGATCGCCTGGCGTGCGCGCGTTCTTGGCACAATGGTCGGCACGCTATTTATCCACAGCTTTTCGCGCAGCGAGCGGATCTATGCGGCGATGCTGGCGCGGGGCTACGATGGCACCGTGCGGTTCATTGAGGAGTCGTCGCTCAGCCGTACCGATCGGATACTTGGCGCGATAGCGTTCATTGCACTCGGAGGGCTGGTACTCGTTGCTCGACTCTAAGACTGACATCGCCGAGCGGGTCAACGGTCCATCCACCGGTCGCGCTATAGATGTCACCAACCTTAGCTACACCTACCCCAACGGGTTTGAGGCGCTGCGCAGCGTTAGTCTGACGATCCACGAAGGCGAGCGCGTGGCTCTGATGGGTCCGAACGGGGCCGGCAAATCGACGTTGCTGATGCATCTGAATGGCGTCCTGACCGGCCAGGGCAGCATCGAAATCACCGGCATTCCACTCGACGAATCGTCTGTTCGGCAAATCAGAGCGCTCGTCGGATTCGTGTTTCAGAACCCGGACGACCAGCTCTTCTCGCCGACCGTCTTCGACGACATCGCCTATGGCCCGCTCTACATGGGGCTTGCGAAGGACGAGATTCGTCGTCGCGTGGTCGCCGCGCTGGCGGCGGTTGACATGGTCGGCTTCGAGGAGCGCATGCCGCACCACCTCTCGCTTGGGCAGCGTAAGCGCATAAGCGTCGCGACGGTGCTGGCGATGGACCCGCGCATCCTCGTCCTCGACGAACCTTCGGCGGGCCTCGACCCGCGCGCCCGCAAGAGCCTGATTGAGCTGTTGCGTGCCCTGCCGCAGACGCTGATCGCATCCACGCACGACATGCGCCTCGTCCGCGACCTGTTCGACCGCGCCGTTATCATGCAGGACGGTCGCATCGTCGTCGACGCGCCGACAAGCGAGGTCATCTCCGACGAAGCATTGCTGGACCAATACGGCCTGGAGCTGCCGTAAAGCCCCAACGATCGTGCTCGCGCTGCCCTCGTCGTGAGGCGACAACTCTCCGTTGCTATGCAACTGCTCGCAGAATGGTGAGCGGGTTACTCGAGTTGGTTCGCTGGGATCAGGTGCTCGATGATGACGACATCGAGCCATTTGCCATCCAGTTGCGCGTGCTTCTCGTAGATCCCGACCTCGCGAAAGCCACAGGCCGCGCAGAGCTTCCGGCTGCCAGTGTTGAACAGGAACACGCGCGACAGCAGCTTCCAGAATCCGGCTGCTTCGGCGGCAGCGATCAGTGCCGGCAGCAGCACCTTGCCAACACCCTTGCCGCGGTGGTCGGCGTGGATGTAGATCGAGAATTCGCCGATACCGGCGTAGCATTCGCGTGGGCGGTAGGCTGAGACGCTAGCCCATCCGGCGACCTGATCGTCGATGGTTGCTACCAGATACGGGTAGCGACCGGCGCTCGATTCGAGAGAACCCCGGATATCATCAGGCGTCCGCGGCGTCGTCTCGAACGTCGCCATGCGACCGAGAATGCCCTGGTTGTAGATCTCGGCGATGGCGGCTGCGTCGTCGCGTGTTGCCGGGCGGATAGTGACCTGCGAACTGGTGCTGTCGACGTCCGACATGTGCGGTGGTGTCTCCTGATTCGTTGGTTGTATCGCGCAGTGATCTATCGACGATGATACGGTATCGGGTGTCGTCCACGGCGTGTTCACCTGAGATTCAGGTTTGTGTCGTTGAATGAAGACGACGTGCCTGTGAACCGGCAATGTTAGACAGGCTGGCGGGTGTGTAACCCCCAGCCCAGTGATGGATTGTGGCCTCGTGAAGGGTACGCCCGGGAGTTGACCGGAAACGACGACCCGGACGCTCAGCAGATCGGGATGCGCCAGTCGCAGTCGCTGGAGTCAGCGAATGCGGCAGACGTCTCGGAATTAGAGCTCGAAGGAGCGTTGGTCGCTGCTGCAAAGCGTGACCCGCGGGAGTTCGGTGCGCTCTACGAACGATATGTAGACCGGATTTACCGGTATGCGTACCGACGTGTTGGAACCCATCACGAAGCGGAGGACATCACGGCCCAGACATTCCAGCAGGCGCTGCAGGCGCTTCCCGGTTACGAATGGCGCGGGCTGCCCTTTGGCGCATGGCTGTTTCGCATTGCCGGAAACATCATCAATCGTCGCGGTCGAACGAGTGGCCGCGAGGTGCCGGTTGAGGACGTCACCGTGTTCAGTAGTTATGAAGAACTGGATGATGATCCGGTCGACCGCGTCTGGGCGGTCTGAGCAGGCTGATGAGCCTGGCCGAATGATCAGCGCCTTCCACCTGATCAGCAGCGTGTGCTGGTGCTGAAGTTCTCGCACGGGCTGAAGAACCGCGAGATCGGTGACCTGATGGGTCGCTCCGAAGGCGCTGTCAAACAGCTCGTCCATCGAGCGCTGGTCGCGCTGCGTGGCACGATCGAGCGTGACTATGTCTGATCAGCATCCGTTGCCGTTCGATCCGGATCAGGCGGAGCGGCTTGACGCTGCCATAGAGGCGATCGCCAGCGGCGGCACACCGTCAACCGGTGATGCGCAGCTCGCGCCGCTGGTGGCATTGGCCGCGCGGCTGCATAACGACCTGCCGCGTGACCTGCCCGACCCCGCCTTCCGCGAGCGCTTGAAGCTTGATCTTGCCCGGCAGGTACCTGCGCCGGTCGCACCTAAGCCCTCGAAACGACGCTTCCCGGATGTTGTTCGCCATTTCCCGATCTACGGTTCGGTCGCAGCGGTAGTTGCTGTGGCGCTCGTAGCCGGGTTCCTCGTGTTCGTGCAGGACGACGACCGGCCATCGACGCCCACAACCACGGCGCGTCTGATGCAGGCGACGAGCATCGCGACGATGCAGGCGATCAGCTCTGCGACGCAGGCGACGAGTGCCGAGGCGGCGTTCCAGACGATGCAGGCGACTGTGGCGTCGGCCACCGAACCGGCCGAGACGGCGAAGGTCGAGACCGCGACTGAGTCCACCACCGCGCCGACCGTCACGGCAGCCGCACCAGCCAGCACAAGCAGCACAGAAGCTACCGCGACGACTCCCGCAACCGAGCCGAGCACTCCGACTGCGGCGACTCAGCTGGCAGTTGTCCCGAGCATCGACCCGTCGACGATCGAGCAGGGCCCGGTACCGGCTGCTGACGGTGGCGGCAGCGGCCCAAGTGCTGATGTCACTTACGTCATAGACGCGGCACCGGCGGTAGTCGCAGCCACATCGGTGATCTACTACCTGGCTCCTCCGAGCGAAGACCCGGTCGCGTTCTGCCAGAGCATGGCCGAGCGCGCCGGCATGTCGACCGATGATGTGTACTCAACGAACGAGTCGGGGCGCATGGAGGTGTTCGCCGGAACGCCCGGCGGTGGCACGCTCTACTGGCGACCTGATTCGGGCGTCTTCCAGATCTCCAGCAGCGCAGCCGGTGAAGGAGCAGAGCTGACCGAAGGTGAGATCGTTGACGCCGCGCAGCGCTGGCTGGCGGCCCTCGACTACCCGACTGAGACGCTCGGTGCGCCGATAGTCGACGACTTCGGCGAGCTTTGGCAAGTGCAGTTCCCGATGGCAAATATGCCGTCCATCGGCGTTGGCTATCCGCTCGGCGTCAGCCTCATGCTGCACCGCGACGGCACGCCGGCCGAGGCGCGTGGCTACTGGCTCACCGTCAATCAGGAAGCACCGGTTGATGTCATCAGCGTCGAGCGAGCCTGGGATTCCGTGACGCACGGCGGTGGCTACTGGCGCGATGGCGGTATGTCTGCCGGGGGCGGTGAGTTCCGCGCCGAGTCGGTGCAACTGAGCTCCATCCTGACGACCGACGGCGGCGAGCTCAAGCTCCTGCCGGTGTACGAGTTCCGCGGCGAGTTCACCATGCCCGATGGCAGCAGTGCGCCGATCTCAGTCTTCGTTCGTGCCTCGACCGACTGATCAAGGCTCCGCTTGGTCGCAACTGACTGAGATTACCTGCCGCTCTGAAGTTGGACTGAGTCGAACGGGTGGGAGATCTCTCACTGCGGTTCGAGATGACAGGAGAACGGGGGTGGCTGTCGGATCGAATTGTCTGCCATTGATGGCAGTGTCGAGCGGCTGGCTTACAACCACTCACTTGTCCTGAATATTTTCGAACCGCAGGAGAGATCTCCCACCCGTTCGACTCAGTCCAACCCCGGTGAGAGATGTCTCGCGCTTTGGAAATGCCCGTGAGTGAAGTTGCTGATCCTGCTGCCCGAACCATTCATCGTATAATCAAACCAGGTGCCACGCAGATGAAGCCTTCGTGATGGCACGTCCACCCGTCGGTTCGAGCATGAGGGATGGAGGCGCGCAACGTCGATGTATGATGCTGTCCGGTCGTTGACTAACGGCCCGACCGAACCGCCGCGAATCGATCGCATGCTCGCTCCGTTTCGTACGTTCAGCCGCACCGCCGCCGCTGGCGGTATTCTGCTCTTCCTCGCAACCGTCGTCGCGCTCGTCTGGGCAAACTCGCCCTGGAGCGACAGCTACGCCCGCCTGTGGTCGACCGAGCTTTCGATCGAAGCTGGGCGCTTTCACCTTGACGCAACGCTGAGCCACTGGATCAATGATGGCCTGATGGTGATCTTCTTCTTCGTCGTCGGGCTGGAGATCAAGCGCGAGGTGCTGGTTGGCGAGCTTGCCTCGCTGCGGCAGGCAGCGTTTCCCATCGCCGCCGCCATCGGCGGCGCTACCGTCCCGGCGCTCATCTTCCTCGCCTTCAATGCCGGAACCGAAGCTGTGCG
Proteins encoded:
- a CDS encoding energy-coupling factor ABC transporter permease; translation: MTIPLLPIYMHIPDGFLSVPVATVMYVITAIIIGAAVRQTNRHLKESTAPLMGVLAAFIFAAQMMNFPVAGGTSGHMLGGALAAILVGPWAAVLIMTTVIGVQALIFQDGGLAALGANIFNMGILTAFTGYAIYRTVVSVLRGTRASMLVGSFAAAWISVMLAALMTSAQLAISDTSPWSVVLPAMLGVHVLIGIGEGLITAGAVGLVLSARPDLLRSATSAVTQKLSSSGYSGESAS
- a CDS encoding PDGLE domain-containing protein — its product is MTARKGWIALIASGVGLALIITLFSPFASGSPDGLERVAEDKDFLHHAQGPSFEIIPDYAVPGIDNERVATILSGIIGVLIVAVIGLAVGFGLKRLAASRAEQTHTTDTTTSAPPG
- the cbiQ gene encoding cobalt ECF transporter T component CbiQ — encoded protein: MTAFLPGERFHHGEGLLYRTDARVKLLVVVAFAFAVTAIPEGRWRAFVAFALFVAVAIAISRLPLWLVLRRSLLALPFVLAAVPLIFTRAGDTVATLPVLGWTISDTGLIAVASILLKSWLAVLMAVVLTSTTRPLDLIRALERLHVPRILASTVFFMYRYLFVIGGEGQRMMRARESRSALMPDVRGGGTIAWRARVLGTMVGTLFIHSFSRSERIYAAMLARGYDGTVRFIEESSLSRTDRILGAIAFIALGGLVLVARL
- a CDS encoding energy-coupling factor ABC transporter ATP-binding protein, which encodes MLDSKTDIAERVNGPSTGRAIDVTNLSYTYPNGFEALRSVSLTIHEGERVALMGPNGAGKSTLLMHLNGVLTGQGSIEITGIPLDESSVRQIRALVGFVFQNPDDQLFSPTVFDDIAYGPLYMGLAKDEIRRRVVAALAAVDMVGFEERMPHHLSLGQRKRISVATVLAMDPRILVLDEPSAGLDPRARKSLIELLRALPQTLIASTHDMRLVRDLFDRAVIMQDGRIVVDAPTSEVISDEALLDQYGLELP
- a CDS encoding arsinothricin resistance N-acetyltransferase ArsN1, with product MSDVDSTSSQVTIRPATRDDAAAIAEIYNQGILGRMATFETTPRTPDDIRGSLESSAGRYPYLVATIDDQVAGWASVSAYRPRECYAGIGEFSIYIHADHRGKGVGKVLLPALIAAAEAAGFWKLLSRVFLFNTGSRKLCAACGFREVGIYEKHAQLDGKWLDVVIIEHLIPANQLE
- a CDS encoding RNA polymerase sigma factor, translating into MTGNDDPDAQQIGMRQSQSLESANAADVSELELEGALVAAAKRDPREFGALYERYVDRIYRYAYRRVGTHHEAEDITAQTFQQALQALPGYEWRGLPFGAWLFRIAGNIINRRGRTSGREVPVEDVTVFSSYEELDDDPVDRVWAV